The Xylanibacillus composti region ATTTGGTAGTGCAGCAAGCCATATGCAATGTTCTATATAATTTCTTCAGATATGTTCCTGATATGGCCTCCGTTCTGAATAAGAACTATCGTTGGTACATTGATCTTAGGAATATCGTAGATTTAAGCGAACATTTGCCAACAGAGGCCTTCATTAATTCAATAAAATATTTTGTTAATGATGTGATGTTCGTCGATTTGGTTAAAAGAATAGTCGGGAATCAGGTGGTCTCTGCTTATGCGCTACTTAGTCCTAGTATTAAAGGAAGCTCATATTTTGGATTATTGCTGTATGACATACTGATGAGTCTATTCGAGACCCATGCGGTTGTACTCGAATATGGCTTTATCCGATTCGATGATGTTCCTTTTATTTTCTTCAATTATAAAGAACAAGCGGAACAAGTAGTGGAATCTATTATTAAATTATGTGGAGAAGATTATTTGAATCTAGACCTCACAGAGCATGAGATTGAAGACGAAATAAAACCATTGGATGCGAGCTTTGTTGAAGTATTAAAAAAAATTGCTGATATATGAATTTACCAACTTTAAGTAATAGCTGCCTGTCGGATGGGTATATTGCATTGGAGCGCTGAACGTTCCCAGTCTTCAGAGGTTACGTAGATATTTCAACGTTTCAGAACGAAATCCTAACAAGTGGGTGTAGCCAAAAGTATTCTGTGTGGTGATCTTCCACAAATATTTCGAGAAAAGTTAAGTGGATATCTTGATTTTTTCGAGCCAAATGGTTACGAATAGTATAATCGAAGCGGTGGCAATGCCGCCTCGAGTCTCCTTATATGCCGCCTTCCCTTCGAGGAAGGCTGGCCATTCAAATTTAAGAGGGTGATTTCTTAATGATGAAGTACGATGTTGAGGCATTTATTGATCAAATGAACGCACGCAAGGATGTATTAATATTCCTCGATGAAGCCCCTTTATCTAAGAAGCTTAGAATCAAACGAGCAGCGGATGAGTTCACACTCACAGAGTTATCGGAGATACTAAGCATCAGTGCAGGCGCATTGTCCGATTATGAGCATGGAAAGAAGATTAGCTCCAGGCATATTGGCATAATCGAGGATTACCTTTATTCCCAGTGGTATGAGGACAAAGTTCTTGTAGATAGAATCGAACAATAAGGAGTCATGAAAACATGGATGAATTCTTAAGAATGCTTGAATTGGAAGATTCACTTCCATCTACTACTTCAGCTCAGCGCGAGGCCAACCAGCATCGCAGAAAGATGTATCTGAATATTAATCGGGAACGATCGGTTCCTTCCCCGACGGTAAATAACAACTTCGGGGTAGAATTGCTTATGAAGCGTCTGGAAGACCCTGATTATCGAATGAGTGTTCGAACATTACTCGAAGAATAGACCACACAATGGTGCGGAACGGTAAGACCAGCGAGCGGAGCGAGCTGTTGCAGATTGCCGAAGGCTTGGTTAAATAAGAAAGGGAGTCGATTGCCGACTCCCTACATATCTTAGTTATTCCTATAAGCATCCTCGGCTTCATCCTCTGTATAACGATCAAGTATTGAAAGCATTGCCGATTCCAGCTTTTGCAGTTCGTCGCGGGTCATCCCTAGAGCTTTACAGGCAAGGATGGCATATCCGATACATGCAGAATTATTCATGGGGTTTCTCCTCCTTAATTTTATTGAGTTGATTACATTTGACCGCTTTCTTTCAGGGAATAGTAATTATCCGTGGATATGACTAGGCTGTCGAGTACTTCGATGCCGATAATATCGCCGCATTCCTTCAATCTAGCTGATAATGCAATATCTTCTGGGGAAGGCGTACAATCCCCAGAGGGATGATTATGGCAAGCGATTATTGAAGCTGATCCACGAGAGATGGCGGCGCGAAACACCTCCCTTGGGTGAACCACGGCGGCATTAAGACTTCCCACGCTAATTCGGTTATTGGCGATTACATGGTTCTTGGTCGAGAGTTGGAGAATCCAGAACTCCTCATGCATAAGATGGCCGATTTCAAACCTCATAAGATTAAAGACATCTTTCGGAGACCGTATGATGACTTTATTATCCCTCGGTGTATTCAATGCTCTAGCCAGCTTTAATGCAGAGACGATCTGACGAGCACGAGCAGGCCCAATGCCTTTGATCTGTGTAAGCTCCTTCTCGTTCGCATCAAGCAGTTCAAAAGGCGTTACGAAGCGGGAGAATAGCTCCTGAATTATTGGGCTCGTTTCCTTCACGCAAAGGGCATCTGCCAAAGCAGTCTTTATCGAATATAAGTTCATTGTGATAACCTCCATAAAATGAAATAGAGGAGCAGCCAGATAGGCTACTCCTCTTGTGTGAATAGAATTATTCAGTTACAATTGCAATTAGGTAGCATTACCTTTGGGCGCTTTGCAGAGCGTCCTTTTTCATGTCTTCAATCTTCATTTCAACCAATACTAGCTCGACAAGCGTACGAGTATACGCCTGTCCTTCCCAACTGTCTATCGGAGCATTGTTGTCTAGTTCCTCTTTGATCACTGTGAGTTGATTGAGACGAATTATCAATTGCTCATATTTCTCCATTCGGCGATTTCTCCTTTCATTAGTTTGCATGAGCTTTTCGCTTTTGGTGCTTACTCAACTGCGATGGGTAATACTTGCGGAAATAACGAACTACATAATGCTCTGCCAATTCCTTATCGATCTTCCAGAATCGAAGAAAGTAGCTTTGCAGAACCATCCCTGCAATGCGAATCTGCCCCTGCATTACCAATTGTCGCAGCAATACGATCAGTTCCTCTGGCAATTGCTTATTACTTGCCAATGCTTTCACCTCCTCTCATTGATTTGATCTTGCCATTTCATCAACCTGTGCACGACTTCTCGAAGGTCTTGGCTAAATGGGTAACCTTCACTAAGCATGTCGGAATGCTCTGTCTCCAAGCGTTCAAATTCACAGCTTAAGTAGACCAATGCATTCACTGACTGATTCAACGCAGTCTGAAATTTATCCACGGTCATCACCTCCTCATCTGGTGTGCTCTCACTCCACCGATTTTCTCTGTAAAACAAAAAAAGACCCGCATTCATCCAGTTGGATGAACACGGGTAAAATTTAGATGGTTTATTCGTCTTTCCATTCAAGGATGTAGCTCAATAATTCGTATGCTCTCTTCTGATCAACAACATTTCTACCTTGGAACTTGTTCACGAGCAACGACAAGTAATAGGTGTCCTTGCCCTTCTCAAGCGGCTTAATAAACCGAAATAACTCCTCAAAAGGAACGTCAAGAGCAGCTGCTACTTTTTCGAGACTCTTTATCGTTACGTTATTTTCCCCTCTTTCAATGCGTCCTATATATGTATAGTGTAAATCAGCTAACTCGCCAAGCCTCATTTGGCTCCACTTACGCTGTTCTCTCAACGATCTAATGCGCTCACCGACGATCTTCATGGTTTGACTGCTCATAAACTCACCTCTAGGGCAACGATATCCTAGAGAGCCTAAGTCATCGATAGCATATTAGTATCAATAACTAGTTAATATAGCATATAATTATCAATTGTGATATAAATGATTTAGCAAGCCTTTGGTAGTAGGCTGGAAGAACCGCCAGCGTATGAGGACGGGTGGGCGCGTTCAAAAGTAAGAGTATACAAAGTCATACATAACTCAGGGTTGGAAATTTAGTGATTTTTGAACCAGGGGGGGTCTAAATGGAAGCGGCAATAATTGGACTAGGATTCCTGATAATCGGATTTTTCGCGGCAAAAGGGTTGGGAGAAAAATTTAAATTCGGCTGTCTGATTGTCCTTGTTCTTGCAGTTATACTTGCTATACTCTTTGTTGGCTTACTTCAAATAATGTGATCTTGGGGGTATTTCATGTGAAGTTCAAAACAATCATAGTTCTGGCGCTGTGCCTTATGATCGCTGGGTGCAATTCAGCAGTACAAGATGAAGGCGACGATAATATTGTAGAAGAAATAAGTGAGAATCAGGCAGTGAATCTCGATGGTCAGGCTTTATCAGAGGAGCGACTTAAGCAAGTACAGGCAGAGTTCTTGGAGAAGTACGGTTTGAATGAAGATGAGCTATTACAACCGCTCTTAGCTGATCTTAATCAGGATGGAATAGAAGAAATCATAGTGGGCGCGGACCCGCAGGCTAATCATTTCGGCAGGATATCCATATATAATCTGGAAGATCGTGATGAACTGGCCTCCATGGAAGTTCCTGATGCCGCAAGCGACCGATTCATGAGTATACGCACGATCCAGAATCCTGTGCATCATACATTGCTTGCGGTACAAACAGAGTATAGGGACATCGGGGTCGATCTATATGCTTTGCGAGATGGAAAGCTGGAGCAGGTGTTTTCTGTGAGTGGTGTTTCCATTGCGTTCGAGGACATGGATCAGGATGGCTATGAAGAAATCAGAGTGAACGAAATGGACTGGTTACACTCGGAATCAATGGCCGATGCCTCGTACAAGCACGTGCACTATACATGGAATGGTGAGACTTATATCCGCGATGTGGGTGACAGTACTGTGTATAACGTGGCGGAAGATGCGCTTCAAGAGCTGGCGGGACTTTGGCATCCATTAAGCGAAAACGCTGATAAAATTATTAAGATACATAAAAAGAGTGATAGCAGCGGGGAATTGATCTACGGCGATCTGATGTCTCTGGCAGAAACCGATCCGATAGCTTTCTCAATCGGTGAGATCGAAGAGAATAAGATTCAACTGCTTTTCCCCAACGAGGATATGCTGGTTATTTTTGAAAATGAGAGTCATGCTCGGTTTGTTCAAGGCAATAACATCATGCAGTATCAAAAGACATTAGCCTATGATGAACCTGTTGATTGGATCAATACGATTACGGGCTACTGGTTGGACGATGAAATGGGCTTCTACTACCATATTGAAGCCAATGAAACAGGCGTTATTATCAAATCCACGTATGGTGAAGGTGTATTCGTTCGATATTATGTTGTGGTTAATGAAACCAATTTGGCACTTGATTTACTAGGGTTATCTGAAGACAGTGTGGACATCGTCTTCTACATTGAGAATAGAAATTTGGTAATGTCGGCAGGTGGAAGAACTTCTTATTTAACACCGATTTCAGAGAGGGAATACATCGAAACCGCTAACTTCACAGTTGAAGGCGATTATTAATGTTGATATTCTTGGAGGGATAGAATTGAAACGATTAAGATTATTGACAATCGGATTTCTCATGATCTTTCTGGTATCTTGTTCATCAGTTGGGAATAAGTCATTAAGCGGGGAGAGCGAGTACTGGAAAGTAAACTATACACTAACGCCTTCCCAGTCGGACAATAGTGAATATTATACGATACATGAAGCCTTCACGATTACCTATAAGAGTGGGCGCAGCGGTGGGAAGATAACAATGGGAGGCGGTGGTGGTCAAACCATCTGTGGTCCTGTAAAAGGACAGGCATACGTTCAAGAAGGCGGCATTGTGAAATTCGAAGAGAGTTGTATGAAAACCGCCGACGAGATTACTCGTTACGATAAAGAAGAGAAATATTCAATCTATATTTATTGGGTGGATAGTATTGTCCCTGGAGGTTCGAAGGGCGAAGGAATTGAACTTAAATAATAGATGATTGATATGAAGCATCCTTAGGGGTGCTTCTCTTTTGTCCTAAAAGCAGGAAAATAGTTGCGGGTTGTCGAAATTGTTAAATGATTGTAGGTGATCGGAACGGTATGCTCAAAACGACAACATGTTTCACCTGAAAGCGTTTATCCCCTTGTCGGAGGTCATAATATTTCAGCGCTAACTTATGTAGATAAACTGAAGTCAAGGGGATAGTATGCTTAAAACCAAGCACTTCAACACACAATATACGTGCCAAAGAAATAGGGGAGGGTTGGAAGAGTCCTTGGAGATCCAGAGAGGTGTAATGGCAGCCGAGAACAAGCAAAGTCTGAAATCATTAGATTTAAGAAAGAATTGGAAAAGGCAAGAGATTCGCCTGTTAGGGTAATTCTGAAAAATTACTTTAAGTTCTAAGTAGTTGAAAGTCAAAATAAAAGTATTGGAATTTACCGCTTGTGTGATTAGATGAAAGGAGTTGCTGGAATGTCTCCAGAACAAGGCGCGGTCCTGCTTTGCTATCATTGTGGGAACAAAACTTTTATGGATTTAATCAATAACCACAGACTCGTAAATTCAGATGACATTTCAGACAATTATGTGAATGTACAATATTCAGTGGAGTTTGTTCGAAACTGGTATACATATGCATGCAAAGTATGTGGTGAAATCACTCTTAAGCGTGAGGAGTGGTTTTCTGAAGACACACATCATGACGGCAGGCCTATTCTTAAATCCCAAATAGTCTATCCGCAGGTTACTAACAAAGAATCTAATATGCCAAACGGAGTTTTTGAAGCGTTCGAAGCCGCTATAAAGGTGCGACATTTAGACGGTGCGATCTGTGTTCTATCGCTACGGAGAGCTCTGGAGAGAATGTGTAATGACAAAGGGGCAACACAGAGAAATCTCTACAGGAAGCTAAAATTTTTAGCTGATTCTAAGATTTTGCCTCCAATATTAGACGAAATGGCATACATTCTAAAACAACTTGGTAACGCAGCTGCTCATGCTGATGATGTTACTTTTGATGAACATTTGGTAAGTTCAATGATTGAGTTTACTCAAATGATTCTTGATTACGTGTACAATATGCCAGAGAAGTTGAAATCAGTGCAAAAACTTATGGGTGTAGTGGAGGGGAGAGTAATTGACTGAATTAAAATGGCCCCATGCCAATCCTGATTTTTATCGAATTATTTCTCCCGACAACATTGTTAGAATTAAAGCTACCACGAATCTGTCTCAGGATTTTTTTATTTATGCAGAGATGTTTAGGAAAGCAGCACATGTATTAACTGAGCATATTTTAAGAAAAGCTAGTATTAGGGAATTGGACACGTATTTTTATTCAGTAACCTATTTATACAGACATAGTCTCGAATTAATGTTAAAAGCAATCGGGTTTAAGTTTATTACTGATGTAGATGAAAGGAAGCGTTTTATTAAAAACACTTTTCATAATCCTTCAAAGATTTTGGCGACGATAAAGCAGTATTTAAATAAAGAAATCAATAACAATGAGGGTTTATTCGATTGGACCGAAAAATTTTTGTCTGATTTGAGCAAGGTTGATAAAGAATCAGATTCGTTCAGGTACCCATTTGGGATAATTATTACTAGAGAAAATCCCTTCTCAGAGAAGCAGTATTCATTAAAACTCTTATTTGAGAAACAAACACACATTAATCTTTTAGCTTTGGCAAATAAGATGGAAATTGCGTACACTGTAGTGACCAGTTACTATAATGATTCAGAATTGATACTCGAAGAATATAATAATTATACTCCATCTTTTTTAGAAGAAGGTGGGAGCTATTATGCCCAAAGTGTAGTTGGTTACGGATATAATAAGGGGAAATTTTATCCTTACGTTAGTGCATTTAAAGAGTCGGCAGATTATTTGTTTGAGTTTATGACAGATAACCGTCAGTTAAAAGAGTTTTTGTTTTTGCCTATGTGTTACTTATACAGAAATGCGATCGAGCTTGCATTAAAAGAGATATTATTTGAGGAATGTTCTTTTGGTTTTCTCAATGGATTGAAATTAATAAAAGACAGGAAACACAGTATTCAGCGTTTGTGGAACACTATACTTAACGATGTAAAATCACACAATAATGCATCAGATGACGACCCAACAATTCAAAATGTAGAGAAGTATATTATTCAACTTCAAGGCCTTGATTCGACATCCGATAAATTTAGATATCCGACTAACAAATTATTAGAACCTCACTTTAAGGAAATAAAGTGTTTTGATATACAAAATGTGTCAACTTTTTTCGGTGAACTTGCGTCATTCTTGAATGGGGTTTGTTTGCAAATGTCACATCATAATGAATTAATGGCTGAATTAAGAGCAGAGTATGAAGCTGGAACTAGATGGAATTACGAGTAGGGCTTTGTTAAATCATCAATTGACTGGAGTGCAGGGGGGAAGAGAAACGGTGACACTTAGATGTAAGTCACGTGTGAATTAATGTGATAAATAGCTACCTTAAATCACTTGGTAGCCACCGTGGTGAAAAACTCAAAACCATTTACATAGTAACACTAAGTGAATATAGAAGGGAATAAGGCAATGTCTGAGCAGATTAATAGTTCACTCGATGAAGCTATCCGAATTTTTGAGGCCGCTGAAGCCAACCTATCGAAACTCGAACGATTGTGGGAACGGATGTATGAACTGACACCAGGTGGAATTGTATTTGGGGATAATATCCAGTACGAAGAGTTGTATAGATCTTATATAAATATTTTGACGCATCTCCCAAAGATTAATGGATGGAAGCCGCAAACGGAGCCACGGAATCTAAATAGTATTGCTCAAAGCCGCCTTGATGCTTTAGAGATAGATGAGATTAGTGCCAAGATATCCGTAGAGGAGTGGATTCAAGAACCAGGTCACGAACTGAGAGAATATCGTTTTAGGTTTAATCACAAAAGAAAACAGCTTATTCGAGATTCAGTATCTACGATTTTTAATGAGATTAATGTTATTTTGAGTGGGATACAGAGTATTTATAGGGAAGATTGCAGTTATTTGGTTCAAACTGACGAGTGGATTCAATTACATACAAAGGTCAAAGAGGTCGATACTCTTCTTGGAAGCAGTGTAGTAAGACCCCAAAGTTGGAGCGATTTATTAAGAACGATCTCATTTAATTCGGTTGGTGATTTAAGGAAAATCATACATGACTGGCCAATGTTGAAGGACTCATTGATGCAAAGCTTGTTTGATGAGAATGATCCGATTCCAATAAACATAGAAGATCTTTCTGACATAATTGCTCAAAAACCAAAAGGTACTGTTATTACAAAGTTAAATTGGAATAAATTAAATCCAGATAATTTTGAGAGATTAATTTATTCACTAATTAGCTTTGAGGAGGGTTATGAAAACGCTGAATGGTTAATGCATACTAACGCACCAGATAGGGGGCGTGACTTGTCAGTTATGAGAGTTTTCAAAGATGGTTTAAGTGGTGTGACTAGGCGCAGAGTGTTAATACAATGTAAGCACTACCTTACAAAAAGTGTAAATCCTGCTGATATAGCCTTACTTAAAGACCAAATTAAGCTTTGGGAGCCGCCGCGAATAGATGATGTTGTGATAGCTACTTCAGGAAGATTCACAGCAGATGCAGTTGCGTTAATTGAAAGGCATAATCAATCAGACTCTGCTTTAAAAATTGAGATGTGGCCAGAGAGCCACCTTGAGAATTTATTAGCAAGAAGACCAGCACTTATTGCGGAATTTCAACTTAGGTAGTTATTTTTACGTCTAATATAATTAT contains the following coding sequences:
- a CDS encoding helix-turn-helix domain-containing protein, coding for MMKYDVEAFIDQMNARKDVLIFLDEAPLSKKLRIKRAADEFTLTELSEILSISAGALSDYEHGKKISSRHIGIIEDYLYSQWYEDKVLVDRIEQ
- a CDS encoding JAB domain-containing protein, whose amino-acid sequence is MNLYSIKTALADALCVKETSPIIQELFSRFVTPFELLDANEKELTQIKGIGPARARQIVSALKLARALNTPRDNKVIIRSPKDVFNLMRFEIGHLMHEEFWILQLSTKNHVIANNRISVGSLNAAVVHPREVFRAAISRGSASIIACHNHPSGDCTPSPEDIALSARLKECGDIIGIEVLDSLVISTDNYYSLKESGQM
- a CDS encoding helix-turn-helix domain-containing protein, whose protein sequence is MSSQTMKIVGERIRSLREQRKWSQMRLGELADLHYTYIGRIERGENNVTIKSLEKVAAALDVPFEELFRFIKPLEKGKDTYYLSLLVNKFQGRNVVDQKRAYELLSYILEWKDE
- a CDS encoding FG-GAP repeat protein; amino-acid sequence: MKFKTIIVLALCLMIAGCNSAVQDEGDDNIVEEISENQAVNLDGQALSEERLKQVQAEFLEKYGLNEDELLQPLLADLNQDGIEEIIVGADPQANHFGRISIYNLEDRDELASMEVPDAASDRFMSIRTIQNPVHHTLLAVQTEYRDIGVDLYALRDGKLEQVFSVSGVSIAFEDMDQDGYEEIRVNEMDWLHSESMADASYKHVHYTWNGETYIRDVGDSTVYNVAEDALQELAGLWHPLSENADKIIKIHKKSDSSGELIYGDLMSLAETDPIAFSIGEIEENKIQLLFPNEDMLVIFENESHARFVQGNNIMQYQKTLAYDEPVDWINTITGYWLDDEMGFYYHIEANETGVIIKSTYGEGVFVRYYVVVNETNLALDLLGLSEDSVDIVFYIENRNLVMSAGGRTSYLTPISEREYIETANFTVEGDY
- a CDS encoding DUF4145 domain-containing protein encodes the protein MSPEQGAVLLCYHCGNKTFMDLINNHRLVNSDDISDNYVNVQYSVEFVRNWYTYACKVCGEITLKREEWFSEDTHHDGRPILKSQIVYPQVTNKESNMPNGVFEAFEAAIKVRHLDGAICVLSLRRALERMCNDKGATQRNLYRKLKFLADSKILPPILDEMAYILKQLGNAAAHADDVTFDEHLVSSMIEFTQMILDYVYNMPEKLKSVQKLMGVVEGRVID
- a CDS encoding restriction endonuclease, producing MSEQINSSLDEAIRIFEAAEANLSKLERLWERMYELTPGGIVFGDNIQYEELYRSYINILTHLPKINGWKPQTEPRNLNSIAQSRLDALEIDEISAKISVEEWIQEPGHELREYRFRFNHKRKQLIRDSVSTIFNEINVILSGIQSIYREDCSYLVQTDEWIQLHTKVKEVDTLLGSSVVRPQSWSDLLRTISFNSVGDLRKIIHDWPMLKDSLMQSLFDENDPIPINIEDLSDIIAQKPKGTVITKLNWNKLNPDNFERLIYSLISFEEGYENAEWLMHTNAPDRGRDLSVMRVFKDGLSGVTRRRVLIQCKHYLTKSVNPADIALLKDQIKLWEPPRIDDVVIATSGRFTADAVALIERHNQSDSALKIEMWPESHLENLLARRPALIAEFQLR